In one window of Prosthecobacter fusiformis DNA:
- a CDS encoding choice-of-anchor Q domain-containing protein translates to MAEYKKGTPANLATGLTPDIIVPDDFPTIAAAVASLTEEDSIILVRAKPNLAPYVECVDNTGLDAKRIFIIAEETDAFKTVIQLPADDANDFVIASSRDLYLSGFRVIASGEGLAPRTAIKLVGDGVHAVVLCVTQGGLHGVHSIANTQSKLDVVGCLLQDGLTAGIQMNNQHEARVAFSTIAGFTAAGGEGTGVGIKTLGTDGNSSISVTNSILWNAGIESEVHDTPDDDQIASVSIKYSDVRGIEVPYPNVNHNQDDTPGLIQGMLAYGSACIDAASIADSDPPALTNDIRGRARVVGSNADVGAHEFNAEAVEEDLDGDGVPDSHELYVTRSLFYKVDSDGDETNDGTDAAPINDSVTQLEIVITKPVAN, encoded by the coding sequence TTGGCAGAATACAAAAAAGGAACACCGGCTAATCTGGCAACAGGACTGACGCCAGACATCATTGTGCCAGATGATTTTCCGACAATAGCCGCCGCCGTGGCTTCGCTCACGGAAGAGGATTCAATCATCCTGGTTCGTGCCAAGCCAAATTTGGCACCGTATGTGGAATGCGTCGATAATACTGGCCTTGATGCTAAACGGATATTTATCATTGCAGAAGAAACAGACGCTTTTAAAACGGTTATCCAACTTCCGGCCGATGACGCAAATGACTTTGTAATCGCGAGTTCACGCGATTTATATCTAAGCGGTTTTCGTGTTATTGCATCAGGAGAAGGATTGGCTCCCCGGACCGCTATTAAGTTGGTGGGCGACGGGGTTCACGCTGTCGTCCTCTGTGTAACCCAAGGCGGGCTGCATGGCGTTCACAGTATAGCAAACACCCAAAGTAAACTGGATGTCGTCGGATGTCTTCTTCAAGATGGCCTTACTGCTGGCATTCAAATGAACAATCAGCATGAAGCACGTGTCGCATTCTCGACTATCGCAGGATTTACGGCGGCAGGCGGTGAAGGTACAGGGGTGGGCATCAAGACTCTCGGCACGGATGGGAATTCATCGATTTCGGTTACCAATTCCATTTTGTGGAACGCAGGGATTGAGTCGGAAGTGCATGACACGCCGGATGATGACCAGATCGCATCGGTTTCAATTAAGTATAGTGATGTGCGTGGTATTGAAGTTCCTTATCCGAATGTGAATCACAATCAGGATGACACGCCGGGACTGATTCAGGGAATGCTGGCGTATGGCTCTGCCTGCATCGACGCAGCATCAATCGCGGATTCCGACCCTCCTGCCCTTACTAATGATATCCGCGGTAGGGCGCGAGTCGTTGGCAGCAATGCTGATGTCGGTGCCCATGAATTTAATGCGGAGGCAGTGGAAGAGGACCTGGATGGAGATGGTGTCCCCGACAGCCATGAGCTGTATGTCACAAGAAGTCTTTTTTATAAGGTGGACTCAGACGGGGATGAAACAAATGACGGCACGGATGCAGCACCGATAAATGACTCCGTCACTCAACTTGAAATCGTCATCACTAAACCAGTTGCTAACTAA
- a CDS encoding sigma-70 family RNA polymerase sigma factor, with product MSLMPSGGFESLLSEHSASIRFYVRSLMPGYEGADDLAQDTMIKLWEKRDQYMEGTRFKAWAFQTAKYLVLNQRRKLARSPVILLDDELVEQIDRRWMEMEPIPTDEAHAALSQCLELLKTEDRNLLHARYATETSLETYAEQEGTRPGTLKARLFRLRDALRDCIDRRLGNS from the coding sequence ATGAGTTTGATGCCATCGGGAGGCTTTGAGAGTCTGTTGTCGGAGCATTCGGCTTCCATCCGTTTTTACGTTCGCTCGTTGATGCCGGGCTATGAAGGCGCGGACGATCTGGCACAGGATACGATGATCAAGCTTTGGGAGAAGCGTGACCAATACATGGAGGGCACGCGTTTCAAAGCCTGGGCTTTTCAGACGGCCAAATACCTGGTGCTAAACCAGCGCCGGAAGCTGGCACGCTCCCCCGTGATTCTGCTGGATGACGAATTAGTGGAGCAGATCGACAGGCGCTGGATGGAGATGGAGCCCATCCCCACCGATGAAGCCCATGCGGCGCTGAGCCAGTGCCTGGAGCTGTTGAAAACGGAGGACCGAAATCTTTTGCATGCCCGTTATGCAACCGAGACTTCTTTGGAGACATATGCTGAGCAGGAAGGGACCCGGCCTGGCACTTTAAAAGCCCGTTTGTTTCGTCTTCGGGACGCCCTCCGTGATTGCATTGACCGACGCCTTGGAAACTCATGA
- a CDS encoding FecR domain-containing protein encodes MIPTPPEDPFKLNRRLDRLIEGSLTAEEAQEVQAWMKSDPEILSLYLEKMRMESLLRDHAWPARPKAARWRTNARQALVWAAAAVILLSAIGLFWRYDSPPGSALADGSGLPSVQFSAASVFDTTLARLPDDGRLQFGDGVIMNDGSVSIRLPSGVEAVLKSPSRFAITGANRLKLDHGAGWFRVPPAAKGFTVDLPEMEVVDLGTVFTVSVDEEEHQVQVEQGLVEVRQRLGEIPVRQLKAGEKLMRRANQQTVQVVSGTSLMDPLAMMEKPEIVFQESLAAVPDQPFTERQPLKGTWTVLEGDPQISKGRFAAKSSFTHLMGRFTRPIESSENAVIMVSFKSASPMSLFHSKGFAGVSLFDGDGEMFFLGDKYTDSYSWELVAYGRNFWRPGEGQKKPAYNLAIQGSEETFTLRYRQRTGTFEVFRGWGVQGLPVVRGMTDPGLRFDGVRVANGQGGDFSFEELQVSVIKDTAE; translated from the coding sequence ATGATCCCCACTCCTCCAGAAGATCCTTTCAAACTGAACCGCAGGCTCGATCGGCTGATCGAAGGCAGTCTGACGGCTGAGGAAGCACAGGAGGTGCAGGCCTGGATGAAGTCAGATCCGGAGATCCTGTCTCTCTACCTGGAGAAAATGCGGATGGAATCGCTGTTGAGGGACCATGCCTGGCCAGCCAGACCGAAGGCTGCGAGGTGGCGTACAAACGCACGTCAGGCACTGGTTTGGGCTGCGGCTGCCGTGATCCTGCTGTCCGCCATTGGTTTGTTTTGGCGCTATGATTCGCCTCCTGGATCTGCACTCGCAGATGGAAGTGGGCTTCCAAGTGTTCAGTTTTCGGCGGCCTCGGTCTTTGATACCACTTTGGCCCGGCTTCCGGATGATGGAAGGCTTCAGTTCGGGGACGGGGTTATCATGAATGATGGTTCGGTTTCCATACGTCTTCCCAGCGGTGTGGAGGCGGTGCTGAAAAGTCCGTCCCGTTTTGCGATCACAGGTGCCAATCGGTTGAAGCTGGACCATGGGGCAGGCTGGTTTCGGGTGCCTCCGGCGGCGAAGGGATTTACGGTGGATCTGCCAGAAATGGAGGTCGTGGACCTGGGCACTGTCTTCACGGTATCCGTGGACGAAGAGGAACATCAAGTCCAGGTGGAGCAAGGTCTGGTGGAGGTCAGGCAGCGCCTGGGTGAGATTCCTGTGCGGCAGTTGAAAGCGGGGGAAAAACTGATGCGGCGTGCGAATCAGCAGACGGTGCAGGTGGTTTCGGGGACTTCGTTGATGGACCCTCTGGCCATGATGGAAAAGCCGGAGATTGTTTTCCAGGAATCACTGGCTGCTGTGCCTGATCAGCCTTTCACGGAGAGGCAGCCTTTGAAGGGAACCTGGACCGTGCTGGAGGGAGATCCGCAAATCAGCAAGGGGCGCTTTGCTGCGAAGTCGAGCTTCACGCACCTCATGGGCCGTTTTACCCGCCCTATCGAGTCTTCGGAAAACGCGGTCATCATGGTCAGTTTCAAGTCGGCCTCGCCCATGTCCCTCTTCCACTCCAAAGGATTTGCTGGAGTCAGTCTGTTTGATGGAGATGGCGAGATGTTCTTCCTCGGTGATAAATACACCGACTCCTATTCATGGGAACTGGTGGCTTATGGCAGGAACTTTTGGAGGCCTGGCGAAGGTCAGAAAAAGCCGGCTTACAATCTGGCCATCCAGGGCAGTGAAGAGACTTTCACCCTGCGTTACCGTCAGCGCACGGGTACCTTTGAGGTTTTTCGCGGCTGGGGGGTGCAGGGGCTGCCGGTCGTCCGTGGGATGACCGATCCGGGACTGCGATTTGATGGGGTGCGCGTGGCCAATGGTCAAGGAGGTGACTTCTCATTCGAGGAACTCCAGGTCTCCGTGATCAAAGATACGGCGGAGTGA
- a CDS encoding alginate lyase family protein: MRSLCTAILGLLVLSPAQAAPSGQEITARQDRRRILSLADNALKMVPVSITQNQSPLSEGRPNEFFSMSDYYWPDPAKPDGKPYIMRDGQSNPGNFNKHREALMDMRDATSALAAAYALTQDERYAKKAVQMLKVFFLDEETRMQPSLDHAQTIVGKPTPDRGTGLIDTLHLVEVPLAVLTLRNSTAMEPAIFENLRQWFADYTSWFATSGKGRNEAKARNNHAVAYWLQLAAFATLTEDIELLRECRRQFKEVFVPVQMAADGGFPLELGRTKPYAYSIFQLDNMAALCQLLSSESDNLWAFTTPDGRCMAKAVAFLYPYLADKTCWPLKPDIHAWEGWPVRQPALLFSGLAFHEDKYLKLWRELKPDPEDFEIRRNNAITQPLLWTTIFDHSGATPAPKKIRAQHVFEPNKKLIFEDDFQSGLLERWNISEDDRYALPAASPERIQVVDAPGLPDGAKAARFTVKRAPNSFRSEISLPHEDGFQERWYSARILIPEDWGFDPAKAHDIVMQWHSIPGNWQPTHPNLAISVSNDRWFIRQSFGSPQEGPTRRSEQLNERVRRGGWVSWVVHAKWSPKEDGLIQIWKDGKRVFDQAGPNVYGTIGVEYTPYMKTGIYHPVWHTDTDEKHQAFEAEIPVVTVKTVYVTDVIIGSERSALEDFIAPAQP, encoded by the coding sequence ATGAGATCCCTTTGCACTGCCATCCTTGGCCTCCTCGTTCTTTCGCCTGCCCAGGCCGCCCCCTCGGGACAGGAAATCACGGCCCGTCAGGATCGGCGGCGTATTCTCTCGCTGGCGGACAATGCGCTGAAAATGGTGCCGGTGAGCATCACTCAGAATCAATCCCCTTTGAGCGAAGGTAGGCCTAACGAGTTTTTCTCCATGAGCGACTACTACTGGCCTGATCCGGCGAAGCCGGATGGTAAGCCCTACATCATGCGGGATGGCCAGTCGAATCCTGGCAATTTCAACAAACATCGCGAGGCCCTCATGGACATGCGGGATGCCACGTCTGCGCTAGCAGCGGCTTATGCCCTGACCCAGGACGAGCGTTATGCGAAGAAGGCAGTGCAGATGCTGAAGGTCTTTTTCCTGGATGAAGAAACTCGGATGCAGCCCAGTCTGGATCATGCCCAGACCATCGTGGGGAAGCCGACGCCGGATCGCGGTACGGGTCTGATTGATACCTTGCATTTGGTGGAGGTGCCACTGGCCGTGCTGACGCTTCGGAATTCCACAGCCATGGAACCTGCCATCTTTGAGAATCTGCGGCAATGGTTCGCCGATTACACTTCCTGGTTTGCAACCAGCGGGAAAGGCAGGAACGAGGCGAAGGCCAGGAACAATCATGCGGTGGCTTACTGGCTGCAGCTCGCCGCCTTTGCTACACTCACGGAGGACATCGAGCTTCTGCGGGAATGCCGCAGGCAGTTTAAAGAGGTGTTTGTGCCTGTGCAGATGGCTGCCGATGGCGGCTTTCCTTTAGAGCTGGGCCGCACCAAACCCTACGCCTACTCGATCTTTCAGCTCGATAACATGGCCGCGCTCTGCCAGCTGCTGTCCAGTGAGTCTGACAATCTTTGGGCCTTTACCACTCCAGACGGCAGGTGCATGGCCAAGGCAGTGGCCTTTCTTTACCCTTATCTGGCCGACAAAACCTGCTGGCCTTTGAAGCCGGACATCCATGCCTGGGAGGGCTGGCCGGTGAGGCAGCCCGCGTTGTTGTTCAGTGGTCTTGCCTTTCATGAAGACAAGTATCTGAAACTGTGGCGTGAGCTGAAGCCTGATCCGGAAGACTTTGAGATCCGGCGTAACAATGCGATCACCCAGCCTCTGCTATGGACGACAATTTTTGATCACTCCGGTGCCACCCCTGCGCCGAAAAAGATCCGGGCTCAGCATGTGTTTGAGCCTAACAAAAAGCTCATCTTCGAAGATGATTTCCAGAGCGGACTTCTTGAGCGTTGGAACATCTCTGAGGATGATCGTTATGCCCTGCCTGCTGCCTCCCCCGAGCGCATTCAGGTGGTGGATGCGCCAGGGTTGCCAGATGGGGCCAAGGCTGCACGCTTTACCGTCAAACGTGCCCCGAATTCTTTCCGCTCGGAAATTTCGCTGCCTCACGAAGATGGTTTTCAAGAGCGGTGGTATTCCGCCCGCATCCTTATCCCTGAAGATTGGGGTTTCGATCCTGCAAAAGCGCACGACATCGTCATGCAGTGGCACAGCATTCCTGGAAACTGGCAGCCGACTCATCCAAATCTGGCCATTTCGGTGAGCAATGACCGATGGTTCATCAGACAGAGCTTCGGCTCCCCGCAGGAGGGCCCCACGCGGCGCAGTGAACAGCTGAATGAGCGTGTGCGCAGAGGTGGCTGGGTCTCCTGGGTCGTCCATGCGAAATGGTCTCCGAAAGAGGATGGACTCATACAAATCTGGAAGGACGGCAAGAGGGTCTTCGATCAAGCTGGTCCCAATGTCTATGGCACCATCGGTGTTGAATACACGCCTTACATGAAGACCGGCATCTATCATCCAGTGTGGCACACGGACACCGATGAAAAGCACCAGGCTTTTGAGGCTGAAATACCTGTTGTCACCGTCAAGACTGTCTATGTGACCGATGTCATAATCGGCAGCGAACGTTCAGCTCTGGAAGACTTTATTGCCCCAGCCCAACCCTAA
- a CDS encoding Gfo/Idh/MocA family protein codes for MNQPTVFSRRHFLKTAGTSLFAAPFITSGLRAASPNGKLRHAAFGAGGMSWRDIVSLADHPMLELAAVCDVDTRQFDKIKKQFPKAKLYQDWREMLEKEGDSIDSVNVSTPDHMHAPMGLRSMDLGKHLYGQKPLAQTLHECRKLMLKAREKGVMTQMGIQASSDFTERYAVELVHLGLIGKVKEVHTFSNKKWGDMEPVPTSASPVPAELDWNMWLGPVTDRPYIEGYYHPKEWRKRRDFGTGTLGDMGCHMFSGWFRALELAAPIAVKSLGATPLNAVNWATDCVVEYTFKGTERTEKDTIKVTWYDGDARPPVAITSLVPEGKFPDQGSIYIGTEGVLLHQHTSTPMLYPREKFTGFRYPKLQPRNHWFDYVDCCLKGGSTRPTAHFDYAAPLTEAVLLGCIATVFPKENLTWDAEALKITNHEAAHGMVTRQYRPGWEI; via the coding sequence ATGAACCAACCCACTGTTTTTTCACGTCGTCACTTCCTGAAAACCGCCGGTACCAGTCTCTTTGCCGCACCCTTCATCACCAGCGGACTTCGGGCTGCCTCGCCTAACGGCAAGCTTCGTCACGCTGCCTTTGGTGCCGGGGGCATGTCATGGCGTGACATCGTTTCTCTGGCGGACCATCCCATGCTGGAGTTGGCGGCGGTTTGTGATGTGGACACACGACAGTTCGACAAAATAAAGAAGCAGTTCCCCAAGGCCAAGCTGTATCAGGACTGGCGGGAAATGTTGGAGAAAGAGGGGGATAGCATCGATTCTGTGAATGTCTCCACCCCCGACCACATGCATGCGCCGATGGGGCTGCGCTCGATGGACCTGGGCAAGCACCTGTATGGCCAAAAACCGCTAGCTCAAACATTGCACGAATGTCGCAAGCTGATGCTCAAGGCGCGAGAAAAGGGCGTGATGACGCAGATGGGCATCCAGGCATCATCCGATTTTACGGAGCGTTATGCGGTGGAACTCGTGCACCTCGGGCTCATCGGCAAGGTGAAGGAGGTGCACACTTTCTCGAATAAGAAATGGGGTGATATGGAGCCAGTGCCGACCAGTGCCAGCCCTGTGCCTGCGGAATTGGATTGGAACATGTGGTTAGGCCCCGTCACGGACCGTCCGTATATCGAGGGCTACTATCATCCCAAAGAGTGGCGGAAGCGCCGTGACTTTGGCACTGGCACCCTTGGAGACATGGGCTGCCACATGTTCAGTGGCTGGTTTCGTGCACTGGAATTGGCCGCGCCAATCGCGGTGAAATCGTTGGGAGCCACTCCACTGAATGCAGTGAACTGGGCCACCGACTGCGTGGTCGAATACACTTTCAAAGGTACGGAAAGAACTGAAAAAGACACCATCAAGGTGACTTGGTATGATGGTGATGCTCGCCCCCCTGTGGCTATCACTTCTCTGGTTCCAGAGGGCAAGTTCCCCGATCAGGGCAGCATTTATATTGGGACAGAAGGTGTGCTGCTGCACCAGCATACCAGCACGCCGATGCTTTATCCGCGTGAAAAATTCACGGGCTTTCGTTACCCGAAACTGCAACCGCGCAATCACTGGTTTGATTATGTGGACTGCTGCTTGAAAGGTGGCAGCACACGCCCCACCGCCCATTTTGACTATGCGGCACCTCTTACCGAAGCCGTCCTCCTGGGGTGCATCGCCACGGTCTTCCCCAAGGAGAATCTGACATGGGATGCCGAGGCCTTGAAGATTACCAATCACGAGGCAGCCCACGGCATGGTCACTCGCCAGTATCGCCCAGGCTGGGAAATTTGA
- a CDS encoding sulfatase produces the protein MKSSLPFILLPFALGFTALAEENPPQPNVLFIAVDDLNDWIGCMKGHPQARTPNIDRLAERGMLFTNAHCAAPVCLASRTALFSGRYPDQTGVFSNWGKTKGKAPAKSWQMPLHFAASGYETLGAGKLYHSASPQFFDDYYDTENRWSPFTQEQARYIDAELPTKSSAKPRHLIQNGPGGRDWILPLNGLPSERNPDSNEGESFDWGPVDVADEEMGDTRVTQWATKKIEEKRAKPFFLGVGYYRPHIPLFAPQQDFDSLPPVEAIQLPASIPDDLDDIGEAGRKFALDPITAGTHKLVTDHDQWQEAVRAYLACITYVDRQIGSLVTALNASPHADNTWIILFSDHGWQLGEKQHWGKWTGWRASTRLPLIIVPPASFQAARGKVCAEAVSLMDLYPTLIEVCNLAEKKGVAGQSLVPLMKNPALETGRGVITAFDPGNHALSTRDWRYLRYHSGEEELYDIQADPHEWHNLAQDTAHQARLGELRTQLEEELKNIR, from the coding sequence ATGAAATCTTCTTTGCCCTTCATCCTCCTGCCCTTCGCGCTTGGTTTCACAGCGCTTGCTGAGGAAAATCCCCCGCAGCCGAATGTCCTCTTCATTGCCGTGGACGATCTCAATGACTGGATCGGCTGCATGAAAGGACATCCACAGGCCAGGACACCGAACATCGACCGGTTGGCGGAACGCGGGATGCTCTTCACTAACGCCCACTGCGCTGCTCCTGTATGCCTGGCTTCCCGCACGGCCTTGTTTAGCGGTCGCTATCCCGACCAGACCGGTGTTTTTAGCAACTGGGGAAAGACCAAGGGCAAGGCACCGGCCAAGTCATGGCAGATGCCCCTGCACTTCGCTGCTTCGGGTTATGAAACGCTAGGGGCGGGAAAGCTGTACCACTCGGCATCTCCCCAGTTCTTTGATGACTACTACGACACCGAAAACCGCTGGAGTCCATTCACTCAGGAGCAGGCCCGTTACATCGACGCTGAGCTTCCCACCAAAAGCAGCGCTAAGCCGAGGCACCTGATTCAAAACGGCCCTGGTGGTCGCGACTGGATACTGCCTCTCAATGGCCTGCCGAGCGAGCGCAATCCTGACAGCAATGAAGGCGAGTCCTTTGATTGGGGGCCGGTCGATGTCGCAGACGAAGAAATGGGCGATACCCGGGTCACTCAGTGGGCCACGAAAAAGATCGAAGAGAAACGAGCCAAACCCTTTTTTCTCGGCGTCGGTTATTACCGGCCTCACATCCCCCTCTTTGCCCCTCAACAGGATTTTGATTCACTGCCGCCCGTTGAAGCCATCCAACTGCCCGCCAGTATCCCTGACGACTTGGATGATATCGGCGAGGCTGGAAGGAAGTTTGCGCTGGATCCCATCACCGCAGGCACTCACAAACTGGTGACCGACCACGATCAATGGCAAGAGGCTGTCCGCGCCTACCTCGCTTGCATCACCTATGTGGACCGACAGATTGGCAGCTTGGTCACGGCACTGAATGCCAGCCCTCATGCCGACAATACCTGGATCATTCTTTTCAGCGATCACGGATGGCAGTTAGGCGAAAAGCAACACTGGGGTAAATGGACGGGCTGGAGAGCCTCTACCCGCCTGCCTTTGATTATCGTGCCTCCCGCCAGCTTTCAGGCCGCACGTGGAAAAGTTTGTGCAGAAGCTGTCAGCCTGATGGATCTCTATCCCACCTTGATCGAGGTCTGCAACTTGGCTGAAAAGAAAGGCGTCGCTGGTCAGTCCCTCGTTCCGCTGATGAAGAATCCTGCTTTGGAAACCGGACGCGGCGTCATCACCGCCTTTGATCCGGGCAATCATGCGCTTTCGACTCGCGACTGGCGCTACTTGCGTTACCACAGTGGCGAAGAGGAGCTTTATGACATCCAGGCTGATCCTCATGAGTGGCACAACCTGGCCCAGGACACCGCGCATCAGGCCCGGCTGGGCGAACTCCGCACTCAGTTGGAGGAAGAATTGAAGAACATCCGATAA
- a CDS encoding sulfatase family protein: protein MRRPNILWLIGENLSHDLGCYGAKNVHTPNLDALASEGVRYTRVFATNPACAPSRSAFFAGMYQTTTDTHPMRSHRDDDFRLPEGVRPVTHRLKDAGYYTANIKTVGQDTVGTGKLDLNYVNEGSIYHEGSSAWETVKNRQPFFAVVNAEENEYDIYDRKSAEKERVEWVGESIHVQHAKPESGTPPPYYPDHPVVRQEWARYLNSVSGMDLRFGKVLAQLRAEGLEDNTIIIFFGDNGQLEPRGIHWCYDNGLRVPMIIKWPKNFPAPTQIKAGTVDERIHSLIDVTATTLALAGLPKPALMQGRVFLGDLAEAPRTFAFSARDRIDETQQRIRSVHEERYHYIRTISSGPTFASLNRYKEKCFAIMPVMRDLHAQGKLTGPALELMQRTGPCEELYDTEADPHEINNLAGSQEPTHREALIRLRAALDAWMVETGDRGAVPEAPEVVAPFAGEMHQWFGTPAWAQPKQ from the coding sequence ATGCGCCGACCCAACATCCTCTGGCTCATTGGGGAAAATCTCTCTCATGACCTCGGCTGCTATGGTGCCAAGAATGTCCACACACCCAACCTGGATGCACTGGCCTCAGAAGGGGTGCGTTATACACGGGTGTTTGCCACCAACCCAGCCTGTGCGCCCAGCCGTTCAGCTTTCTTTGCGGGCATGTATCAGACCACGACGGATACGCATCCTATGCGCTCCCATCGTGATGATGACTTCAGGCTTCCCGAGGGCGTCAGGCCTGTCACTCATCGTCTCAAAGACGCAGGATATTATACCGCCAACATTAAGACCGTCGGGCAGGACACGGTGGGCACTGGGAAACTAGACCTGAATTATGTCAACGAAGGCTCCATCTATCATGAAGGTTCCAGCGCATGGGAAACGGTGAAGAATCGCCAGCCTTTTTTCGCAGTCGTGAATGCTGAGGAAAACGAGTATGACATCTATGACCGGAAGAGTGCGGAAAAAGAGAGAGTCGAATGGGTGGGGGAAAGCATCCATGTCCAGCACGCCAAACCCGAAAGCGGGACGCCACCGCCTTATTATCCGGATCACCCGGTGGTGAGGCAGGAGTGGGCGCGTTATTTAAACTCCGTCTCCGGAATGGATCTTCGGTTTGGCAAAGTGCTGGCTCAGTTGCGTGCCGAGGGTCTCGAAGATAATACCATCATCATCTTCTTCGGTGACAATGGCCAGTTGGAGCCTCGTGGCATTCACTGGTGCTATGACAACGGTTTGCGGGTGCCTATGATCATCAAATGGCCAAAGAACTTTCCTGCTCCGACCCAGATTAAAGCAGGGACCGTGGATGAGCGCATTCATAGCCTGATCGATGTCACGGCGACGACGCTGGCTCTGGCAGGATTGCCAAAACCAGCCTTGATGCAGGGCCGCGTCTTTTTAGGGGACCTCGCAGAGGCCCCCCGCACCTTTGCCTTCTCCGCCAGGGACCGCATTGATGAAACACAGCAGCGCATTCGCTCGGTACACGAAGAACGGTATCATTACATCCGCACCATCTCCAGCGGACCCACCTTTGCCTCACTGAACCGTTATAAGGAAAAATGCTTTGCCATCATGCCAGTCATGAGAGACCTGCATGCCCAGGGCAAGCTCACCGGACCTGCCTTGGAACTCATGCAGCGCACCGGCCCATGCGAGGAGCTTTATGATACAGAGGCTGATCCGCATGAGATAAATAATCTTGCCGGATCTCAGGAGCCCACTCATCGCGAGGCCCTGATCCGCCTGCGTGCGGCATTGGATGCCTGGATGGTCGAAACAGGTGACCGGGGAGCCGTTCCTGAGGCTCCTGAAGTGGTCGCCCCCTTTGCGGGGGAGATGCACCAATGGTTCGGCACACCTGCCTGGGCACAGCCCAAACAATAG
- a CDS encoding 3-keto-disaccharide hydrolase, whose amino-acid sequence MTTPAGQAAWLGVKEEAGHLSAEVLWGRGSVLPADMVFVNEGVLNIQRTIPGKKSVTRQTLTATVHEEGLRITSVITKEDGTEIEKGVCEAARLAAIPARPDLNQVQWDDPVPLIAPSGLDGWQLVEEGAPNGWAVKDGVLSNRVTKINGKRYGNLRTQKVFNDFKLTAEVRTLPESNSGIYLRGIYEIQIAESFGKPLNSHHMGALYTRITPAVAAEKPPGEWQTLEIILVARHVTVVLNGKTLMDNQPALGCTGGALTSDDSQAGPIMLQGDHSDIDYRNMVLTPVRQ is encoded by the coding sequence TTGACCACACCTGCTGGTCAGGCAGCTTGGCTTGGCGTCAAAGAGGAAGCTGGCCATCTTTCCGCTGAGGTGCTGTGGGGCCGGGGCAGTGTGCTACCCGCCGACATGGTCTTTGTGAATGAAGGTGTGCTGAACATCCAGCGCACGATCCCAGGCAAAAAAAGTGTCACTCGACAAACACTTACCGCCACGGTGCATGAGGAAGGGCTCAGGATCACGTCGGTCATTACTAAAGAGGATGGAACGGAGATCGAAAAGGGCGTCTGCGAGGCAGCGCGTCTGGCGGCTATTCCTGCACGCCCGGACCTTAATCAAGTGCAGTGGGATGATCCCGTCCCACTCATTGCGCCATCCGGCTTGGACGGCTGGCAGTTGGTGGAAGAAGGCGCACCCAACGGCTGGGCCGTCAAAGACGGAGTGCTCTCAAACCGGGTGACCAAGATCAATGGCAAACGCTATGGCAATTTGCGGACTCAGAAGGTCTTCAATGACTTCAAGCTGACCGCGGAGGTGCGCACCCTGCCGGAGAGCAACAGCGGCATCTACCTGCGCGGGATTTATGAAATCCAGATCGCCGAGTCTTTTGGCAAACCGCTCAATTCTCATCACATGGGCGCTCTCTATACCCGCATCACACCTGCGGTAGCAGCGGAAAAGCCTCCGGGGGAATGGCAGACCCTGGAGATCATCCTGGTGGCCCGGCATGTCACAGTGGTCCTGAATGGCAAGACATTGATGGACAACCAGCCCGCACTCGGCTGCACCGGAGGTGCTCTGACCAGTGATGACTCACAGGCAGGCCCGATCATGCTTCAGGGAGACCACAGCGATATCGACTATCGCAACATGGTCCTGACTCCTGTGCGCCAATAG